In Opitutaceae bacterium TAV5, one genomic interval encodes:
- a CDS encoding aldolase — translation MPNKAIHGITVSHFYETYRDRLKLDLVTSGAGLHRLIREGSINRPSLALTGFFKYFANKRIQVLGAAEMTFFKTVDPRKQIEILNQMADRGVPCIVVTRNFHPTHAMLAVAEERRLPIFRTPMITMHWVNLATLCVDQEFAAVSTEHATMVDIKGMGVMLRGESGTGKSECALALIERGALLVADDLTVVRVVEDSRLLASSRELNRGYMECRGIGIINIAEMFGIRAVRIDKHIDLVITLRDWTPDAIEERTGLEESTYRILEISVPHVELYVRPGRDIARLVEVAAMVQALKKIGHDPAKEFNDRLIAFMSRQAEERERVIKPFTPGPPPRD, via the coding sequence ATGCCCAACAAGGCCATCCACGGAATCACGGTCTCCCACTTCTACGAAACCTACCGCGACCGACTGAAACTCGACCTCGTGACCAGCGGCGCGGGGTTGCACCGGCTCATCCGCGAAGGCTCGATCAACCGTCCGTCGCTCGCGCTCACCGGTTTTTTCAAATATTTCGCCAACAAACGCATCCAGGTGCTCGGCGCCGCCGAGATGACGTTTTTCAAAACCGTCGATCCCCGCAAACAGATCGAGATCCTCAACCAGATGGCCGATCGCGGCGTCCCCTGCATCGTGGTCACGCGCAACTTCCATCCCACCCACGCCATGCTGGCCGTGGCCGAGGAGCGCCGGCTGCCGATCTTCCGCACGCCGATGATCACCATGCACTGGGTCAACCTCGCCACCCTCTGCGTTGACCAGGAATTTGCCGCGGTCTCCACCGAACACGCCACCATGGTGGATATCAAGGGCATGGGCGTGATGCTTCGCGGCGAGTCCGGCACCGGCAAGAGCGAGTGCGCCCTCGCCCTCATCGAACGCGGCGCCCTGCTCGTCGCCGACGACCTCACGGTGGTGCGCGTCGTCGAGGATTCGCGGCTCCTCGCCTCCAGCCGCGAACTCAACCGCGGCTACATGGAATGTCGCGGCATCGGCATCATCAACATCGCCGAGATGTTCGGCATCCGGGCCGTGCGCATCGACAAGCACATCGACCTCGTCATCACGCTGCGCGACTGGACGCCCGACGCCATCGAGGAGCGCACCGGCCTGGAGGAATCGACCTACCGGATTCTCGAAATCAGCGTCCCGCACGTGGAGCTCTACGTGCGCCCCGGCCGCGACATCGCCCGCCTGGTCGAGGTGGCCGCGATGGTGCAGGCCCTGAAAAAGATCGGGCACGACCCCGCCAAGGAATTCAACGATCGCCTCATCGCCTTCATGAGTCGCCAGGCCGAGGAACGCGAACGCGTCATCAAACCCTTCACTCCGGGCCCGCCGCCCCGCGACTGA
- a CDS encoding C4-dicarboxylate ABC transporter permease yields the protein MTLADYTTVLVMGLLGSGHCIGMCAPFALAVGAGAGGSGRRLGAITRHFAYQAGKATTYAFIGLLLLAAASLAGNSGMPMADARRFIAGLAGGLMILIGLGYALEWRPVMLAATAERLGGRACGLARSLWQSTSPWKSVFIGWLNGFIPCGLSLSALGFLVAQGSATGVVTGAYVFGLGTMPGLLLITLAGRQITASRRRWLTRIAGLTLVVLGALLVLRASGVLTHGGHEGHGHPGGHEGHPVPAQVECH from the coding sequence ATGACGCTTGCGGACTACACCACGGTTCTGGTCATGGGCCTGCTCGGCAGCGGCCATTGCATCGGCATGTGCGCGCCCTTCGCCCTCGCCGTCGGCGCAGGTGCGGGCGGCAGCGGACGCCGGCTCGGCGCGATCACGCGCCACTTCGCCTACCAGGCCGGCAAGGCCACCACCTATGCGTTTATCGGCCTGCTCCTGCTGGCGGCGGCGTCGCTGGCCGGCAACAGCGGCATGCCCATGGCAGACGCCCGCCGGTTTATCGCCGGGCTCGCCGGCGGCCTGATGATCCTGATCGGCCTTGGCTACGCGCTCGAATGGCGGCCCGTCATGCTCGCCGCCACGGCCGAGCGACTCGGCGGCCGCGCCTGCGGGCTCGCCCGCTCGCTCTGGCAATCCACCTCGCCCTGGAAAAGCGTGTTCATCGGCTGGCTCAACGGCTTCATCCCCTGCGGCCTCTCGCTCTCGGCGCTCGGCTTTCTCGTCGCGCAAGGATCGGCGACCGGCGTCGTCACCGGCGCGTACGTCTTCGGCCTCGGCACGATGCCCGGCCTGCTCCTGATCACGCTCGCCGGCCGGCAGATCACCGCCAGCCGGCGCCGCTGGCTCACCCGGATCGCCGGCCTCACGCTCGTTGTCCTCGGCGCGCTCCTCGTGCTGCGCGCCTCCGGCGTGCTGACGCATGGCGGCCACGAAGGACATGGACACCCCGGCGGCCACGAAGGCCACCCGGTGCCGGCGCAGGTGGAGTGCCACTGA
- a CDS encoding transposase ISSod13: protein MRTIKQRGEGPAADWRAAVSLARGMVLGQGPVSTGPEVVATVVAIMRGNPDTTFREIQAQVKGRHGVRLTHATVGNIMRRHGLQCGRGALRLREMEERLLDGWQRGRESRPLPEPALTGLREELAKWLLHYNGEAPLEGYRNAGKTPRAFWQGAGRKTPNIEH, encoded by the coding sequence ATGAGGACGATAAAACAGCGAGGAGAGGGGCCGGCGGCGGACTGGCGGGCGGCGGTGTCGCTGGCGCGGGGCATGGTGTTGGGGCAAGGCCCGGTCTCGACCGGCCCCGAGGTGGTGGCGACGGTTGTGGCGATCATGCGGGGAAATCCGGATACGACGTTTCGGGAGATCCAGGCGCAGGTGAAAGGCAGGCACGGCGTGCGGCTGACCCATGCCACGGTGGGCAACATCATGAGGCGGCACGGGCTGCAATGCGGGCGGGGAGCGCTGCGGCTGCGGGAGATGGAGGAGCGGCTGCTGGACGGGTGGCAGCGGGGCAGGGAAAGCCGCCCCCTGCCGGAGCCGGCGCTGACGGGGCTGCGGGAGGAACTGGCGAAGTGGCTTTTACACTACAACGGGGAGGCACCGCTGGAAGGGTACCGGAATGCGGGGAAGACGCCGCGGGCGTTCTGGCAGGGAGCGGGGCGGAAAACGCCGAACATCGAACACTGA
- a CDS encoding anchor protein codes for MNTMNIMTKPIQTRAAALLAAAMITLGAATATGATVGTDYLSDASLMVPVTGGPESNSGYGAVSYDYSIGKYEVTNAQYAYFLNTIGVTTGNNSLNLYNSSQASYGLTWSGGQFVGDNRPVVYVSFYDAARFVNWLTNGGTANSSTESGLYVFDGVASLVSTPDHAAAAAAGTGWVIANENEWYRAAYYDGAGGWWNYATQSNDYSGTLTASNGQNYNNSGNGNKALEAGSFINASSYFGTYDQGGNVWEWTDSIGSGNSRVLRGGSFNSAGYDLSAASGRTSYGPAVESAVIGFRVASLTAVPEPSTWASAMGLTMLVFGVMVRRGRRTL; via the coding sequence ATGAACACCATGAACATCATGACAAAACCAATACAGACACGCGCCGCCGCCCTCCTGGCGGCTGCAATGATCACGCTGGGGGCCGCGACGGCCACCGGGGCTACCGTGGGGACCGATTACCTGAGCGATGCGTCGCTGATGGTGCCGGTGACGGGCGGCCCTGAGTCGAACAGCGGCTACGGAGCGGTGAGTTACGACTACTCCATCGGCAAATACGAGGTGACGAACGCGCAGTATGCGTATTTTCTGAACACGATCGGGGTGACGACGGGCAACAACAGTCTGAACCTGTACAATTCAAGCCAGGCGTCGTACGGGCTGACCTGGAGCGGCGGCCAATTTGTGGGGGACAACCGCCCGGTGGTGTATGTGTCGTTTTATGACGCGGCGCGCTTCGTGAACTGGCTGACGAACGGAGGGACGGCGAACTCCTCTACGGAGAGCGGGCTGTATGTGTTTGACGGAGTCGCCAGCCTGGTGAGCACGCCGGATCATGCAGCGGCAGCAGCAGCCGGCACCGGATGGGTGATAGCGAACGAGAACGAGTGGTATCGGGCGGCCTATTACGATGGAGCGGGAGGCTGGTGGAATTACGCGACGCAGAGCAACGATTACAGCGGCACGCTGACAGCGAGCAACGGGCAGAACTACAATAATAGCGGGAATGGAAACAAGGCGCTGGAAGCGGGAAGTTTCATCAATGCGAGTTCGTATTTTGGAACGTACGATCAAGGAGGCAACGTATGGGAGTGGACCGATAGTATCGGTTCTGGTAATAGCCGTGTGTTGCGGGGCGGCTCGTTCAACAGCGCCGGCTACGACCTCTCCGCCGCGTCTGGTCGCACCAGCTACGGCCCGGCGGTTGAGAGCGCCGTCATCGGTTTCCGTGTTGCCAGCCTGACGGCCGTGCCTGAGCCGAGCACATGGGCCAGTGCGATGGGACTGACAATGCTTGTATTTGGAGTGATGGTACGTCGAGGCCGCCGCACCCTTTAA
- a CDS encoding citrate transporter — protein MNFDLILVLVLLLTCMVLFIVNKPRMDVVALLVILALPLGGILTVPEALAGFSDPGVVLIASLFVIGEGLVRTGVAYRLGDWLVRKAGNSETRLLVLLMLAVAGLGSVMSSTGIVAIFIPVVLSVAARLRIPAGRLMMPLSFAGLISGMMTLVATPPNMVVDSTLKREGFAGFSFFSFTPIGAVILIMGIGYMLVARRWLTVRNDPAHAGGARRNLHDLIHDYKLAGREHRLRILPDSPLVGQTLQDLNLRSQYKANIVGIERQGRFQNELLTPHAHTELRAGDILLVDVYAPGVDLSELRAGMRLESLQLRGSYFTDQSREVGMAEVALPPGSGLIGKTVLDLGFRTRHSLNVVGLRREREAMEGALLEEKLRMGDTLLVIGPWKSIRQLQPLTHDFIVLSLPAEVDEVAPALSQAPWALLSLFVMVALMVTGIVPNVVAALGACLLMGVFRCVDMDSAYKSINWQSLVLIAGMIPFALALERTGGVSLAVDGLINLLGDAGPRMLLASLFVLTALIGLFVSNTATAVLMAPIALSLAGRVEASPLPFAMIVALAASAAFMTPVSSPVNTLVLGPGQYRFGDFVKIGVPFTLLVLVVSVLLVPLMFPLHPGGSH, from the coding sequence GTGAATTTCGACCTGATCCTCGTTCTCGTCCTGCTGCTGACCTGCATGGTTCTGTTCATCGTCAACAAGCCGCGCATGGATGTCGTCGCGCTGCTGGTGATCCTTGCCCTTCCGCTGGGCGGGATCCTCACCGTGCCGGAGGCGCTCGCCGGCTTCAGCGATCCGGGCGTGGTGCTCATCGCCTCGCTGTTCGTCATCGGCGAAGGGCTCGTCCGCACCGGCGTCGCCTACCGGCTCGGCGACTGGCTGGTGCGCAAGGCCGGCAACAGCGAGACCCGCCTGCTCGTGCTGCTGATGCTCGCCGTCGCCGGGCTCGGCTCGGTGATGAGCTCCACCGGCATCGTGGCGATCTTTATCCCGGTCGTGCTCAGCGTGGCGGCGCGGTTGCGCATCCCGGCGGGGCGGCTGATGATGCCGCTGAGTTTTGCCGGACTGATCAGCGGCATGATGACGCTGGTGGCCACGCCACCCAACATGGTCGTGGACAGCACGCTGAAGCGCGAGGGGTTTGCCGGTTTCAGCTTTTTCAGCTTCACGCCGATCGGCGCGGTGATCCTGATCATGGGCATCGGCTACATGCTGGTGGCCCGCCGCTGGCTGACCGTGCGCAACGATCCCGCGCACGCCGGCGGGGCGCGGCGCAACCTGCACGACCTGATCCATGACTACAAACTGGCCGGGCGCGAGCACCGCCTGCGCATCCTCCCCGATTCGCCTCTGGTCGGCCAGACGTTGCAGGACCTCAACCTGCGCAGCCAGTACAAGGCCAACATCGTGGGCATCGAGCGGCAGGGGCGTTTCCAGAACGAGCTGCTCACGCCGCACGCCCACACGGAACTGCGCGCCGGCGACATATTGCTGGTGGATGTGTATGCGCCCGGCGTCGACCTGTCGGAACTGCGCGCCGGCATGCGGCTCGAATCGCTGCAACTGCGCGGCAGCTATTTCACCGACCAGTCGCGCGAGGTCGGCATGGCCGAAGTGGCCTTGCCGCCCGGTTCGGGCCTGATCGGCAAGACGGTGCTCGATCTCGGTTTCCGGACCCGGCACAGCCTCAACGTCGTCGGGCTGCGCCGCGAGCGCGAGGCGATGGAAGGCGCGCTGCTGGAGGAAAAACTCCGGATGGGCGACACCCTGCTCGTGATCGGCCCGTGGAAATCCATCCGCCAGTTGCAGCCGCTGACGCACGACTTCATCGTGCTGAGCCTGCCGGCCGAGGTGGACGAGGTGGCGCCCGCGCTCAGCCAGGCGCCCTGGGCCCTGCTCAGCCTGTTTGTCATGGTGGCGCTGATGGTCACCGGCATCGTGCCCAACGTCGTGGCCGCGCTCGGGGCGTGCCTGCTGATGGGTGTTTTCCGCTGCGTGGATATGGACAGCGCCTACAAATCGATCAACTGGCAGAGCCTGGTCCTGATCGCCGGCATGATTCCCTTTGCCCTCGCCCTGGAAAGGACCGGCGGGGTCAGCCTCGCGGTCGACGGCCTGATCAACCTGCTCGGCGATGCCGGGCCGCGCATGCTTCTGGCCAGCCTGTTCGTGCTGACGGCGCTGATCGGCCTGTTCGTTTCCAACACGGCGACGGCGGTGCTGATGGCGCCGATCGCGCTGAGCCTGGCCGGGCGGGTCGAAGCCTCGCCGCTGCCCTTCGCCATGATCGTGGCGCTGGCGGCGTCGGCGGCGTTCATGACGCCGGTCTCGTCGCCGGTGAATACGCTCGTGCTCGGGCCGGGCCAGTACCGTTTTGGCGATTTTGTGAAAATCGGCGTGCCTTTCACGCTGCTGGTGCTGGTGGTAAGCGTCCTGCTGGTACCCCTGATGTTTCCGCTGCACCCGGGCGGTTCACATTGA
- a CDS encoding V-type H(+)-translocating pyrophosphatase: protein MRSIMFRLLRNRKFAKIYLSCLAAFFVVAFFVRPSMAQEIGDASTAAGHAAKEAFKYFGLFSDPKYTTLEIWSLLAVLGIAVLGLLYALMLVKQVKEADQGTPKMQAIAAAVREGANAYLSAQFRKIGPLIIIITIILFFTTQSHEMAFKIGRAGAFLVGSLFSWAVGFVGMRLATTGNLRVAAAARRSYGEAMQLGYRTGTVTGMLTDGLGLLGGTLIFLAYGEQAYEALLGFGFGGTLLALFMRVGGGIYTKAADVGADLVGKIEKNIPEDDPRNAATIADNVGDNVGDCAGMAADIFESYEVTIVAAMILGLASFGHKGVIFPLLVRGIGVLGSIISTYTVKAGPNDTSDTALKSVHRGFWIGSFISVLGFVILGAFYLKFDAAYLAQNPTAIPGFPGGDPTALPGWATFGLENTDMRPVLTCFIGVILAIALNKVTSYFTHTTHSPVQGLAKSCQTGHATNIIQGFAVGYESTVATVGVIASSILLSYLCYVGTPPLFVAYGIAMTGIGMLTLTGNTISMDVFGPVADNANGIGEMGYDPEEMEKQEKGSYRKARQILADLDAVGNTTKAETKGIAIGSAVIAAVSLFASFIAVIAVGSEDRISEMTTEQYLIEAGKLTVAHPMVFIGFLLGGAVPFLFSSMLIRAVGRAAFLIVKECRVQFRDKEIWAGTKKPDYGRVVDICTSTAQKELVGPGFLAILTPIAVGFLLGTQALGGFLAGMIIVGQLLAVFMANAGGAWDNAKKLIEDGHYGGKGSEAHKAAVTGDTVGDPLKDTAGPAINPLIKVMNMVSLLALGLVIKYNVLTASEGNSGRVIGLIVALVCAIAIGWAIWQSKRELKEAVELQKEFN from the coding sequence ATGCGTTCCATAATGTTCCGTCTCCTTCGCAACCGCAAGTTTGCGAAGATTTACCTGAGTTGTCTCGCGGCCTTTTTCGTGGTCGCGTTTTTTGTGCGCCCGTCGATGGCCCAGGAGATCGGCGACGCTTCCACCGCGGCGGGTCATGCGGCCAAGGAGGCTTTCAAATATTTCGGTCTCTTTTCGGACCCGAAGTACACGACGCTCGAAATCTGGTCGCTTCTCGCCGTGCTCGGCATCGCCGTCCTCGGCCTCCTCTACGCGCTCATGCTCGTGAAGCAGGTCAAGGAAGCCGACCAGGGCACGCCCAAGATGCAGGCCATCGCCGCCGCCGTGCGCGAGGGCGCCAACGCCTATCTTTCGGCCCAGTTCCGCAAGATCGGGCCGCTCATCATCATCATCACGATCATCCTGTTCTTCACCACGCAGAGCCATGAGATGGCGTTCAAGATCGGCCGCGCCGGCGCCTTCCTCGTCGGCTCGCTCTTCAGCTGGGCCGTCGGCTTCGTCGGTATGCGTCTGGCCACTACCGGCAACCTCCGCGTGGCCGCCGCCGCCCGCCGCTCCTACGGCGAGGCGATGCAACTCGGCTATCGCACCGGCACCGTCACCGGCATGCTCACCGACGGCCTCGGCCTGCTCGGCGGCACGCTGATCTTCCTCGCCTACGGCGAACAGGCTTACGAGGCCCTCCTCGGCTTCGGTTTCGGCGGCACCCTGCTCGCGCTCTTCATGCGCGTGGGCGGCGGCATCTACACCAAGGCCGCCGACGTGGGCGCCGACCTCGTGGGCAAGATCGAGAAAAACATCCCCGAAGACGATCCGCGCAACGCCGCCACCATCGCCGACAACGTCGGTGACAACGTCGGCGACTGCGCCGGCATGGCCGCCGATATCTTCGAGAGTTACGAAGTCACGATCGTGGCCGCCATGATCCTCGGTCTCGCCAGCTTCGGCCACAAGGGCGTCATCTTCCCGCTCCTCGTGCGCGGCATCGGCGTGCTCGGCTCGATCATCTCGACCTACACCGTGAAAGCCGGCCCGAACGACACCTCCGACACCGCGCTGAAAAGCGTTCACCGGGGCTTCTGGATCGGGTCGTTCATCTCGGTCCTGGGCTTTGTGATCCTCGGCGCCTTCTACCTGAAATTCGACGCCGCCTACCTCGCGCAGAACCCGACCGCCATCCCCGGTTTCCCCGGCGGCGATCCGACCGCTCTGCCCGGCTGGGCCACCTTCGGCCTGGAAAACACCGACATGCGTCCGGTGCTCACCTGCTTCATCGGCGTCATTCTCGCCATCGCGCTCAACAAGGTCACCAGCTACTTCACGCACACCACGCACTCGCCCGTGCAGGGTCTCGCCAAGAGCTGCCAGACCGGCCACGCGACGAACATCATCCAGGGCTTCGCCGTCGGTTACGAGAGCACCGTCGCCACCGTCGGCGTCATCGCCAGCTCGATCCTCCTCTCGTATCTGTGTTACGTCGGCACGCCGCCGCTCTTCGTCGCGTACGGTATCGCCATGACCGGCATCGGCATGCTCACGCTCACGGGCAACACCATCTCGATGGATGTCTTCGGCCCCGTCGCCGACAACGCCAACGGCATCGGTGAAATGGGTTACGACCCGGAGGAAATGGAGAAGCAGGAAAAAGGCTCCTACCGGAAGGCCCGCCAGATCCTCGCCGATCTCGACGCCGTGGGCAACACCACCAAGGCCGAGACCAAGGGCATCGCGATCGGCTCCGCCGTCATCGCGGCCGTGTCGCTCTTCGCCTCGTTCATCGCCGTCATCGCGGTGGGCAGCGAAGACAGGATCAGCGAGATGACCACCGAGCAGTATCTGATCGAGGCGGGCAAGCTCACCGTCGCGCATCCGATGGTCTTCATCGGCTTCCTCCTCGGCGGCGCCGTGCCGTTCCTCTTCAGCTCGATGCTCATCCGCGCCGTGGGCCGCGCCGCCTTCCTGATCGTCAAGGAGTGCCGCGTGCAGTTCCGCGACAAGGAAATCTGGGCCGGCACCAAGAAGCCCGACTACGGACGCGTCGTGGATATCTGCACCTCGACGGCGCAGAAGGAACTGGTCGGGCCCGGCTTCCTCGCGATCCTCACGCCCATCGCGGTCGGCTTCCTGCTCGGCACGCAGGCCCTCGGCGGCTTTCTCGCCGGCATGATCATCGTGGGGCAGCTCCTCGCCGTGTTCATGGCCAACGCCGGCGGCGCCTGGGACAACGCCAAGAAACTCATCGAGGACGGCCATTATGGTGGCAAGGGTTCCGAAGCGCACAAGGCCGCCGTCACCGGCGACACCGTGGGCGACCCGCTCAAGGACACCGCCGGCCCGGCGATCAACCCGCTCATCAAGGTGATGAACATGGTCAGCCTCCTCGCGCTCGGCCTGGTCATCAAGTACAACGTCCTCACGGCCAGCGAAGGCAACAGCGGACGCGTCATCGGCCTCATCGTCGCGCTCGTGTGCGCCATCGCCATCGGCTGGGCGATCTGGCAGAGCAAGCGCGAGCTCAAGGAAGCCGTCGAACTCCAGAAGGAGTTCAACTAG